One window of the Petroclostridium xylanilyticum genome contains the following:
- a CDS encoding transketolase family protein, with protein MADKKAIRDAYGEVLVKIGRENKNVVVLDADVASSSKSILFGKEFPDRFFNVGIAEANMAAMAAGLATTGKIPFVNTFAAFMVLRAADSIRSLISYTNLNVKLAGTYAGLSDSYDGASHHAIADIAFMRALPNMTVISVADAVETEMATRAVVDYKGPVYLRLSRAEVPIIFDTSYNFEIGKGVQLTDGNDVTIVATGYMVQKALEAADQLKAKGIKARVVNIHTIKPIDKELLVKCAQETGAVVTAEEHNIYGGLGAAVAEVLTKEYPIPMEYVGVQDVFAESGDYEQLLKKYGLSAENIVYKVESVVKRKK; from the coding sequence ATGGCTGATAAGAAGGCAATAAGAGACGCATACGGCGAGGTGTTAGTAAAAATAGGTAGAGAAAATAAAAATGTAGTTGTATTGGATGCTGACGTTGCAAGCTCAAGTAAAAGTATACTTTTTGGAAAAGAGTTCCCGGATAGATTCTTTAATGTAGGTATTGCTGAAGCAAACATGGCTGCTATGGCTGCAGGTTTGGCCACTACGGGAAAAATTCCCTTTGTAAATACCTTTGCAGCATTTATGGTGTTAAGAGCAGCAGACTCGATTAGAAGCTTGATTTCCTATACAAACTTAAATGTAAAATTGGCAGGAACCTATGCAGGGCTTTCCGACTCCTATGACGGTGCAAGCCATCATGCAATAGCTGATATAGCATTTATGAGAGCGCTGCCTAACATGACAGTAATCTCTGTAGCTGATGCTGTTGAAACTGAAATGGCAACAAGAGCAGTAGTGGATTATAAAGGCCCGGTTTATTTGAGATTAAGCAGAGCAGAAGTACCAATTATATTTGACACCAGCTACAATTTTGAGATTGGCAAAGGTGTTCAGCTAACTGACGGAAACGATGTTACTATCGTAGCTACGGGATACATGGTACAAAAGGCACTGGAAGCAGCAGATCAATTAAAAGCCAAAGGAATCAAGGCAAGAGTTGTAAATATCCATACTATTAAACCAATCGACAAGGAACTGCTTGTAAAATGTGCACAAGAAACCGGTGCAGTTGTAACTGCTGAAGAACATAACATCTATGGTGGACTGGGAGCTGCTGTAGCAGAAGTATTAACCAAAGAATACCCTATTCCAATGGAATATGTGGGTGTGCAAGATGTATTTGCTGAGTCAGGGGACTATGAACAACTTCTGAAGAAGTATGGATTAAGTGCTGAAAATATTGTATATAAAGTAGAGAGTGTTGTTAAAAGAAAGAAATGA
- a CDS encoding transketolase, translating to MSLSAERKQYLEDLCKRFRIELVELLYKIQTGHPGGSLSATEIITTLYFEILNVDAKNAKCEDRDRFILAKGHAAPMLYFVLAEKGFFPKEDLETLRQLNSHLQGHPCATKTRGVELSTGPLGLGLPAGLGMALGAKLNQKDFYTYVLLGDGEIQEGIVWEAAMSAAKFKADNLIAILDNNNVQLDGTVDEIMPMGDIGAKWKAFGWNVIHIDGHNVEEIYDAIQQAKAVKGMPTIIIAKTVKGKGVSFMEGKNVWHGKPIGDEDYKKAMVELGGTING from the coding sequence ATAAGTTTAAGTGCGGAAAGAAAGCAATATCTTGAGGATTTGTGCAAGCGTTTTAGAATAGAGTTAGTTGAGTTATTATACAAGATCCAAACAGGACATCCTGGTGGGTCCTTATCAGCAACAGAAATCATTACAACCTTATATTTTGAAATATTAAATGTTGATGCTAAGAATGCAAAGTGTGAAGACAGAGACCGTTTCATCCTTGCAAAAGGACATGCAGCACCCATGTTATATTTTGTTCTTGCAGAAAAAGGCTTCTTCCCTAAAGAAGACCTTGAAACATTAAGACAGCTCAACAGCCATCTGCAGGGACATCCATGTGCTACAAAGACTCGGGGTGTGGAATTATCTACAGGACCTCTCGGATTAGGTTTGCCGGCAGGTTTGGGTATGGCATTAGGAGCGAAGTTAAATCAAAAAGATTTCTACACTTATGTTTTATTGGGAGATGGAGAAATCCAGGAAGGTATCGTCTGGGAAGCAGCTATGTCAGCGGCTAAGTTTAAAGCAGACAATCTTATTGCTATCCTTGATAACAATAACGTACAGCTTGATGGTACCGTTGATGAAATTATGCCAATGGGAGATATAGGAGCAAAATGGAAAGCATTCGGCTGGAATGTTATCCATATCGATGGTCATAATGTTGAAGAAATATACGATGCAATACAACAGGCTAAGGCAGTAAAAGGCATGCCAACAATTATCATCGCAAAGACTGTAAAAGGTAAGGGAGTTTCCTTCATGGAGGGAAAAAATGTATGGCATGGAAAACCAATCGGGGATGAAGATTACAAGAAGGCAATGGTTGAGTTAGGGGGTACTATCAATGGCTGA